Proteins from a genomic interval of Ictalurus furcatus strain D&B chromosome 2, Billie_1.0, whole genome shotgun sequence:
- the carm1 gene encoding histone-arginine methyltransferase CARM1 isoform X2, whose translation MAVSVFPGVRLLSIGDANGDIQRHSEQQPLRLEVKATPDAALLNLSNNEEASVFKCSVSRETECSRVGKQSFILTLGCNSVLLQFASPTDFSSFYNLLKNCRGHLNEHSVFSERTEESSAVQYFQFYGYLSQQQNMMQDYVRTGTYQRAILQNHTDFKDKVVLDVGCGSGILSFFAAQAGARKVYAVEASTMAQHAEVLVNSNRLTERVIVIPGKVEEVTLPEQVDIIISEPMGYMLFNERMLESYLHAKKFLKPNGKMFPTIGDVHLAPFTDEQLYMEQFTKANFWYQPSFHGVDLSALRGAAVDEYFRQPIVDTFDIRILMAKSVKYTVNFLEAKEEDLYKIEIPFKFHMMHSGLVHGLAFWFDVAFMGSVMTVWLSTAPTEPLTHWYQVRCLLQSPLFAKAGDTMSGTALLIANKRQSYDISIVAQVDQTGSKSSNLLDLKNPFFRYTGTTPNPPPGSHYTSPSENMWNTGGAYSMSQGMAVSGMPTAYDLSTVIGGSGSTVSHNNLIPLVNTGIVNHTHSRMGSIMSTGIVQGATTQQGPTSSSTHYPVTNQFTMGGPAISMASPMAIPSNTMHYGS comes from the exons GCGGCATTCCGAGCAGCAGCCCTTGCGGCTGGAGGTGAAGGCCACGCCGGACGCGGCGCTTCTAAACCTCTCGAACA ATGAGGAGGCGAGCGTGTTTAAGTGTTCGGTGTCACGGGAGACAGAGTGCAGTCGTGTGGGGAAGCAGTCCTTCATCTTAACGCTGGGCTGTAACAGTGTGCTTCTGCAGTTTGCCTCCCCCACAG ATTTCTCCTCGTTCTACAATCTGCTGAAGAACTGCCGTGGCCATTTGAACGAGCACTCGGTATTCAGCGAGAGGACGGAAGAGTCATCGGCTGTACAGTACTTTCAG TTCTATGGCTACCTCTCTCAGCAGCAGAACATGATGCAGGACTATGTTCGAACTGGAACTTATCAACGGGCCATTCTCCAGAACCATACCGACTTCAAGGACAAG GTGGTGTTGGATGTAGGATGTGGCTCAGGGATCCTGTCATTTTTCGCAGCTCAGGCTGGTGCACGTAAGGTGTATGCTGTGGAAGCCAGCACCATGGCTCAGCACGCAGAG GTTTTGGTGAACAGTAACAGGTTGACCGAGCGTGTGATAGTAATCCCAGGAAAGGTGGAGGAGGTCACCCTACCTGAGCAGGTGGACATCATCATCTCCGAGCCCATGGGCTACATGCTGTTTAATGAGAGGATGCTGGAGAGCTACTTGCATGCCAAGAAATTCCTAAAACCGAATG GTAAAATGTTCCCCACCATTGGCGATGTCCACCTCGCTCCTTTTACAGACGAGCAGCTTTACATGGAGCAGTTCACCAAAGCCAACTTCTG gtaccAGCCATCTTTCCATGGGGTGGATCTGTCTGCACTGAGGGGAGCTGCCGTAGACGAGTACTTCAGACAGCCGATTGTG gacacGTTTGACATCCGAATCTTGATGGCCAAATCTGTGAAATACACAGTGAACTTTTTAGAAGCTAAAGAGGAAGACCTTTATAA GATAGAGATCCCCTTTAAATTCCACATGATGCACTCGGGGTTGGTGCATGGCCTGGCTTTCTGGTTTGATGTTGCGTTTATGGGATCTGT GATGACCGTGTGGCTCTCCACGGCACCCACTGAGCCCCTGACTCATTGGTATCAGGTGCGCTGTCTGCTGCAGTCGCCACTCTTTGCCAAAGCAGGAGACACCATGTCAGGCACGGCCTTGCTCATCGCCAACAAGAG GCAAAGCTATGACATCAGTATTGTTGCTCAAGTTGACCAGACTGGCTCCAAGTCCAGCAACCTCCTGGACCTGAAGAACCCCTTTTTCAG GTACACAGGCACCACTCCTAACCCTCCTCCTGGCTCACACTACACCTCACCCTCTGAGAACATGTGGAACACTGGGGGGGCCTATAGCATGAGTCAAGGCATGGCTGTATCAG GAATGCCGACAGCTTATGACCTCAGCACTGTCATTGGTGGCAGTGGCTCTACAGTTTCCCACAACAACCTCATCCCCCTTG TGAACACGGGGATTGTGAACCATACTCACTCCAGAATGGGCTCAATCATGAGCACAGGAATTGTCCAGG GAGCTACAACCCAGCAGGGTCCGACCAGCAGCAGCACCCACTATCCCGTCACTAACCAGTTCACCATGGGAGGTCCTGCCATCTCAATGGCCTCACCCATGGCCATCCccagcaacacaatgcattaTGGGAGCTAA
- the carm1 gene encoding histone-arginine methyltransferase CARM1 isoform X1, with protein sequence MAVSVFPGVRLLSIGDANGDIQRHSEQQPLRLEVKATPDAALLNLSNNEEASVFKCSVSRETECSRVGKQSFILTLGCNSVLLQFASPTDFSSFYNLLKNCRGHLNEHSVFSERTEESSAVQYFQFYGYLSQQQNMMQDYVRTGTYQRAILQNHTDFKDKVVLDVGCGSGILSFFAAQAGARKVYAVEASTMAQHAEVLVNSNRLTERVIVIPGKVEEVTLPEQVDIIISEPMGYMLFNERMLESYLHAKKFLKPNGKMFPTIGDVHLAPFTDEQLYMEQFTKANFWYQPSFHGVDLSALRGAAVDEYFRQPIVDTFDIRILMAKSVKYTVNFLEAKEEDLYKIEIPFKFHMMHSGLVHGLAFWFDVAFMGSVMTVWLSTAPTEPLTHWYQVRCLLQSPLFAKAGDTMSGTALLIANKRQSYDISIVAQVDQTGSKSSNLLDLKNPFFRYTGTTPNPPPGSHYTSPSENMWNTGGAYSMSQGMAVSGMPTAYDLSTVIGGSGSTVSHNNLIPLGTDTHALNTGIVNHTHSRMGSIMSTGIVQGATTQQGPTSSSTHYPVTNQFTMGGPAISMASPMAIPSNTMHYGS encoded by the exons GCGGCATTCCGAGCAGCAGCCCTTGCGGCTGGAGGTGAAGGCCACGCCGGACGCGGCGCTTCTAAACCTCTCGAACA ATGAGGAGGCGAGCGTGTTTAAGTGTTCGGTGTCACGGGAGACAGAGTGCAGTCGTGTGGGGAAGCAGTCCTTCATCTTAACGCTGGGCTGTAACAGTGTGCTTCTGCAGTTTGCCTCCCCCACAG ATTTCTCCTCGTTCTACAATCTGCTGAAGAACTGCCGTGGCCATTTGAACGAGCACTCGGTATTCAGCGAGAGGACGGAAGAGTCATCGGCTGTACAGTACTTTCAG TTCTATGGCTACCTCTCTCAGCAGCAGAACATGATGCAGGACTATGTTCGAACTGGAACTTATCAACGGGCCATTCTCCAGAACCATACCGACTTCAAGGACAAG GTGGTGTTGGATGTAGGATGTGGCTCAGGGATCCTGTCATTTTTCGCAGCTCAGGCTGGTGCACGTAAGGTGTATGCTGTGGAAGCCAGCACCATGGCTCAGCACGCAGAG GTTTTGGTGAACAGTAACAGGTTGACCGAGCGTGTGATAGTAATCCCAGGAAAGGTGGAGGAGGTCACCCTACCTGAGCAGGTGGACATCATCATCTCCGAGCCCATGGGCTACATGCTGTTTAATGAGAGGATGCTGGAGAGCTACTTGCATGCCAAGAAATTCCTAAAACCGAATG GTAAAATGTTCCCCACCATTGGCGATGTCCACCTCGCTCCTTTTACAGACGAGCAGCTTTACATGGAGCAGTTCACCAAAGCCAACTTCTG gtaccAGCCATCTTTCCATGGGGTGGATCTGTCTGCACTGAGGGGAGCTGCCGTAGACGAGTACTTCAGACAGCCGATTGTG gacacGTTTGACATCCGAATCTTGATGGCCAAATCTGTGAAATACACAGTGAACTTTTTAGAAGCTAAAGAGGAAGACCTTTATAA GATAGAGATCCCCTTTAAATTCCACATGATGCACTCGGGGTTGGTGCATGGCCTGGCTTTCTGGTTTGATGTTGCGTTTATGGGATCTGT GATGACCGTGTGGCTCTCCACGGCACCCACTGAGCCCCTGACTCATTGGTATCAGGTGCGCTGTCTGCTGCAGTCGCCACTCTTTGCCAAAGCAGGAGACACCATGTCAGGCACGGCCTTGCTCATCGCCAACAAGAG GCAAAGCTATGACATCAGTATTGTTGCTCAAGTTGACCAGACTGGCTCCAAGTCCAGCAACCTCCTGGACCTGAAGAACCCCTTTTTCAG GTACACAGGCACCACTCCTAACCCTCCTCCTGGCTCACACTACACCTCACCCTCTGAGAACATGTGGAACACTGGGGGGGCCTATAGCATGAGTCAAGGCATGGCTGTATCAG GAATGCCGACAGCTTATGACCTCAGCACTGTCATTGGTGGCAGTGGCTCTACAGTTTCCCACAACAACCTCATCCCCCTTGGTACAGACACGCATGCAC TGAACACGGGGATTGTGAACCATACTCACTCCAGAATGGGCTCAATCATGAGCACAGGAATTGTCCAGG GAGCTACAACCCAGCAGGGTCCGACCAGCAGCAGCACCCACTATCCCGTCACTAACCAGTTCACCATGGGAGGTCCTGCCATCTCAATGGCCTCACCCATGGCCATCCccagcaacacaatgcattaTGGGAGCTAA